CCGAGCAGATCTCGCGCTTCAATCAGCAACGGGTGCTGATCGAAGGCCGCCCGGTCTTCGTGGAAGGCATTAACAAGTCCTCAGGCGTCGCCCGCACCGAGATCAAGAACGGCACGCTGAACGTTACCGTCTGGAGCCCCTCCGCTTCCACCTGGCTCGAGGTGCTGAAACAGGAGAGCGGCAACCCGAATATCGCCGTGTCCAGCAAGCCCCTGGTGCTTACGCCGGTGGTGATTGGGATGTGGCGGCCCATGGCCGAGGCCATGGGCTGGCCCAACCAGCCGATTGGCTGGTCGGATATGCTGGCGCTGATTGAAGATCCGCAGGGGTGGGGCAAGTTCGGACACCCCGAATGGGGCAGGTTCTCCTGGGGGCATACCGACCCGGAGGTCAGCACCACAGCCCTGAGCACGCTGATCGCCGAGTTCTATGCCGCCAGCGGCAAGCAGCGCGGTCTCACCGTCGCCGATGTGCAGAGTTCCGAGGCCCAGCAATTCATTCGCGACCTGGGCCAGGGGATCAAGCATTATGGCTATAACACGCTGATCTTCTCTTCGAACATGAAGAAGTTCGGGATGTCGTACATCTCGGCCTTTCCGATGGAGGAGATCACCCTGATTGACTTCAACAAGTTCGATCCGCCGCCCACGCCGCTGGTGGCGATCTATCCCCGCGAGGGCACCTTCTGGCACGACAATCCCTTCATCATTCTCAGCAGCGCCAGCGATGTGGAACGGCAGGCCGCCACGGCCTTCTACGACTTTCTGCTGACCTCCGAGGCCCAGCAGGCGGCGATGAGCTATGGCTTCCGCCCGGCGAATGTCAACGTGCCCCTGACTGACCCGATCAGCCCGGCCTATGGCGTGGATCCCCAGGGGGTGCAGACGGTTCTCGAGCTTCCCAGCGCCGAGGTGATCGTGGCCGTTAAGAACGCCTGGGCGCTCAACCGCAAACGGGCGGATATCATGCTGGTGGTTGACACCTCGGGTTCGATGCAGGGCGACAAGCTGACCATGGTTCAGGCCGGCCTGGAAACCTTTCTGATGCGTATTTTGCCCGAGGATCGGCTTGGTTTGATCACGTTCGACTCGAGCGCCCGCGTGGTCGTGCCGATGGCCGCGCTGAGCGAGAATCGCATCCCGCTGCAACAGGCCATCGGCGAGATGCGCGCCCGGGGCAAGACGGCGGTGTTCGACGCGCTCGAACTTGCCCGCGCGGAACTGGAGGCGCTGCCGCCAGCGGAAGATGATCGCATCCGGGCGATTGTGTTGCTTTCCGATGGCGCGGATAATGCCAGCACGATCAGCATCGAGGATCTGCGCCAGCGCTTCGATGAGACGGACATCAGTATCTTCCCTGTAGCCTATGGCGCCGATGCCGATGTGACCATTCTCGAACAGATCGCCGATTTCTCGCGCACGATCGTCGTCAAGGGTGATACCGGAGATATCGCTCAGATCTTCGAGAACCTCAGCCGCTACTTTTAGTGGTCTGTAACCTGCGTTCTTTGCTCAACCCGCCCCCTCCCTGACCCCCCTCGCCGTTGGAGGGCGTCTGGCGTCTCCCTCCAACGGGGGGGAGGCTGGGGGGGGCGGAAACGCAAGGTAGAGTTAATTCACATTTGGCATTATTTTCAACGCACCATTGAAGGTGCTGCCGGTTGCCGAAGGTTCTCCAGGGCCAGCGTCCGCGACCCCAGGGGTTCAAGGCGCACACCGCCATCTTCGGGGTAGAAGGCCAGCACGGCGCGTTCAAGGTACTGCACGACGCGAGGTTGGCCGTCGGCGGCGATGGCGCTGAATTCCTCTGACAGTGGCAACCCGAACACCTCCAGCCCGCCCCCGCGTTCCCAGAAGTCCAGAAAGGCGCCCTGCAGCGTATGTCCGGTCTCAGGGAAACGCCGGCCCGCAACGTCGCCGGCAGGCTCGGCCAGGGCCTCGGCGCCGCCGTAGGCCAGGTCGCGCAGCGCGGCAACCCCGAGGGGTTCGGGTTGCACATAGTAGGGCGTGTCGCGCAGATCCTCCCGGAGGGCGATACTGGCGTTGCGGAAGGTCTGGCGCAGGCCGTCAGCCATGGCGCGGGCCGGTTCGAGGGGCGGGCCGAAACGTTCCTCGGCGCCCAGGGCGCGCCAGTAGCGGTAGATCGGCGCGGGCACGCGCAGCCCGACCACAAGCCCATCTTCGGGCAGGGGCAGCAGGGTCTCGGCGTCTGCCAGAACGGCCTGGAGACCGGCGAGATTCTGGGCGAACTCGGTCTGGTCGCCGGAGATCAGTTCGGGAACGATGGCCGCGATGCCAAGGCTGCTGGCCCAGTCGTGCATGCCGCCGGTAATGGTGTAGTTGGGCCAGAAGCGGCTGTAGGCGTAGCCCGCGCCGCTGGCGTAGCGTTCGGCCATGGCAATCGAAGGGGCGTGCTCGCAACTTGCCGGGAAGACCAGCCCGGCGTTGGAATGCAGGAAGATGGCCCCGGCAGCGTCCCAGAGGAAGGAGCGCAACAGACGCACCTCGGGCTGTGAGTCAGGATAGGGGCCGCCGGTGTCGGAGATCATCCCGTAGGCGCCCTGCACCGTCACGCGCCAGTCGTTGTCGGGGCAGGCGTCCAGATTAGTGTTCATGTTGCGGTTCAGGTCAACGCCCGCGGCGTCGAAGCGCCAGCCGAGGGCCAGGCCGTCGGGGTTGATCGAGGGGATGAAGGCGAGGCGCACGCCTGCCGGGACCAGGGC
The nucleotide sequence above comes from Chloroflexaceae bacterium. Encoded proteins:
- a CDS encoding VWA domain-containing protein produces the protein MRVVRLAVVGLLALLIACTGSGSTTGGDGAPANAIRISIAYSPEKEKWLTEQISRFNQQRVLIEGRPVFVEGINKSSGVARTEIKNGTLNVTVWSPSASTWLEVLKQESGNPNIAVSSKPLVLTPVVIGMWRPMAEAMGWPNQPIGWSDMLALIEDPQGWGKFGHPEWGRFSWGHTDPEVSTTALSTLIAEFYAASGKQRGLTVADVQSSEAQQFIRDLGQGIKHYGYNTLIFSSNMKKFGMSYISAFPMEEITLIDFNKFDPPPTPLVAIYPREGTFWHDNPFIILSSASDVERQAATAFYDFLLTSEAQQAAMSYGFRPANVNVPLTDPISPAYGVDPQGVQTVLELPSAEVIVAVKNAWALNRKRADIMLVVDTSGSMQGDKLTMVQAGLETFLMRILPEDRLGLITFDSSARVVVPMAALSENRIPLQQAIGEMRARGKTAVFDALELARAELEALPPAEDDRIRAIVLLSDGADNASTISIEDLRQRFDETDISIFPVAYGADADVTILEQIADFSRTIVVKGDTGDIAQIFENLSRYF
- a CDS encoding M14 family metallopeptidase, translating into MGRLAFPTPLPPMKPCLLCLLATLLALAAGSPAALPRAAASDARSFVLGYSAQGRPIEVVQFGAGPRKLVVVGNTHGAPEANTYRLTLELIAHFHANPALVPAGVRLAFIPSINPDGLALGWRFDAAGVDLNRNMNTNLDACPDNDWRVTVQGAYGMISDTGGPYPDSQPEVRLLRSFLWDAAGAIFLHSNAGLVFPASCEHAPSIAMAERYASGAGYAYSRFWPNYTITGGMHDWASSLGIAAIVPELISGDQTEFAQNLAGLQAVLADAETLLPLPEDGLVVGLRVPAPIYRYWRALGAEERFGPPLEPARAMADGLRQTFRNASIALREDLRDTPYYVQPEPLGVAALRDLAYGGAEALAEPAGDVAGRRFPETGHTLQGAFLDFWERGGGLEVFGLPLSEEFSAIAADGQPRVVQYLERAVLAFYPEDGGVRLEPLGSRTLALENLRQPAAPSMVR